From the genome of Acidimicrobiales bacterium, one region includes:
- a CDS encoding LLM class F420-dependent oxidoreductase: protein MKVGIAFANIGPFGTAEGAVGLATAAEEAGIESLWTVEHVIYPDDYESSYPYDDSGRMMMAPDTDLTEPLTWLTWVGAHTSTIRLATGILILPERNPLVLAKQLATMDQLTGGRVDLGIGVGWLREEFDALGIPWKRRGARTDEYVEVMRTLWSGNSVAFDGEFTSFAGVSSNPKPVSGNVPIVVGGHTEAAARRAGRLGNGFWPGRGDLGHLIDVMRQEAEAHGRDPDGIEITWAGDLATGEDPVQAAEGLRALGVGRVVVPSFLFLRDTADALAKFADAVVAPLADL from the coding sequence ATGAAGGTCGGGATCGCGTTCGCCAACATCGGGCCATTCGGTACCGCCGAGGGAGCCGTCGGCCTAGCCACAGCCGCCGAAGAAGCCGGCATCGAATCGTTGTGGACGGTCGAACACGTCATCTATCCGGACGACTACGAGTCGTCCTATCCCTACGACGACTCGGGCCGGATGATGATGGCCCCCGACACCGACCTAACCGAACCCCTGACCTGGCTGACCTGGGTCGGCGCCCACACCTCGACCATTCGGCTGGCCACCGGCATCCTGATCCTCCCCGAGCGCAACCCGTTGGTGCTAGCCAAGCAACTGGCCACCATGGACCAGCTGACCGGCGGCCGGGTAGACCTGGGCATCGGCGTGGGATGGCTGCGGGAGGAGTTCGACGCCCTCGGGATCCCCTGGAAGCGCCGGGGCGCCCGGACCGACGAGTACGTGGAGGTCATGCGCACCCTATGGAGTGGCAACAGCGTGGCGTTCGACGGTGAGTTCACCTCCTTCGCCGGGGTCTCGTCGAACCCCAAACCAGTCTCGGGCAACGTGCCCATCGTGGTGGGTGGACACACCGAGGCTGCGGCCCGCCGGGCGGGGCGGCTCGGTAACGGCTTCTGGCCTGGGCGAGGCGACCTGGGCCACCTAATAGACGTGATGCGGCAGGAGGCCGAGGCACACGGGCGTGACCCCGATGGCATCGAGATCACGTGGGCTGGAGACCTGGCGACAGGCGAGGACCCGGTGCAGGCGGCGGAGGGCCTCCGGGCCCTAGGGGTCGGCCGCGTCGTCGTGCCCTCCTTCCTCTTCCTCCGGGACACCGCGGACGCGCTGGCCAAGTTCGCCGACGCCGTCGTGGCCCCCCTGGCAGACCTCTAG
- a CDS encoding amidohydrolase, with product MTIAQPAPSGARTEIPPIISVDDHIVEPPHLWQEWLPARYRDRGPRVERRRLGEMKWVGGAKMYEYELDTPDAPWCDIWFYEDLVHPNKRHVAAVGFERDEMTMAPITYDEMRPGCYDPTARVADMQANHVEASLSFPTLPRFCGQTFYEATDRDLGLACVRAYNDFMIEEWCGDSDGALIPLIIIPLWDAGLAADEVRRNAERGCHAVCFSEIAPNLGLPSIHTGYWDPFFAACQDTRTTVNMHIGSSSKMPAASPDAPPAVAASLSFNNAIASMSDFLFSGVLVRFPELTLAYSEGQIGWIPYILERADDVWKEHRAWGGVADTIPEPPSTYYYRQIYGCFFRDNHGLRSLDEVGVDNITFETDYPHTDTTWPHTKQVAEEMMGHLPADVVWKIVRGNAARMLSLDIEPCPTV from the coding sequence ATGACGATCGCCCAACCCGCACCCTCCGGGGCCCGCACCGAGATCCCCCCGATCATTAGCGTCGATGACCACATCGTGGAGCCGCCCCACCTGTGGCAGGAATGGCTTCCTGCCCGGTACCGCGACCGCGGCCCTCGGGTCGAACGGCGTCGACTGGGCGAGATGAAGTGGGTTGGCGGGGCGAAGATGTACGAGTACGAGCTGGACACGCCCGACGCCCCGTGGTGCGACATCTGGTTCTACGAAGACCTGGTCCACCCCAACAAGCGGCACGTGGCGGCCGTGGGTTTTGAGCGCGACGAGATGACCATGGCGCCTATTACCTACGACGAGATGCGACCCGGCTGCTACGACCCGACGGCCCGGGTGGCCGATATGCAGGCCAACCACGTCGAGGCGTCGCTGTCCTTTCCCACGCTGCCCCGGTTCTGTGGCCAGACGTTTTACGAGGCCACCGACCGGGACCTCGGGTTGGCGTGTGTGCGCGCCTACAACGACTTCATGATCGAGGAGTGGTGCGGCGACTCAGACGGGGCCCTTATCCCCCTCATCATCATCCCGCTGTGGGACGCCGGGCTGGCCGCCGACGAGGTGCGTCGTAACGCCGAACGGGGCTGTCATGCCGTGTGCTTCTCCGAGATCGCCCCCAACCTCGGGCTGCCCTCCATCCACACTGGCTACTGGGACCCCTTCTTCGCCGCCTGTCAGGACACCCGGACTACCGTCAACATGCACATTGGCTCGTCCTCGAAGATGCCGGCTGCCTCGCCCGACGCCCCACCAGCCGTGGCCGCATCGCTCAGCTTCAACAACGCCATCGCCTCGATGAGCGACTTCCTGTTCTCCGGGGTGCTGGTTCGCTTCCCGGAGCTCACCCTGGCCTATAGCGAGGGCCAGATCGGCTGGATCCCCTACATCCTGGAACGGGCTGACGACGTGTGGAAGGAGCACCGGGCGTGGGGGGGCGTGGCCGACACCATCCCCGAGCCCCCCTCCACCTACTACTACCGCCAGATCTACGGTTGCTTCTTTCGCGACAACCACGGACTGCGGTCGCTGGACGAGGTCGGGGTCGACAACATCACCTTTGAGACCGACTACCCCCACACCGACACCACTTGGCCCCACACGAAGCAGGTGGCCGAGGAGATGATGGGCCACCTTCCGGCCGACGTGGTGTGGAAGATCGTGCGGGGTAACGCGGCCCGCATGCTCAGCCTCGACATCGAGCCCTGCCCGACGGTCTGA
- a CDS encoding HDIG domain-containing protein — translation MAETAATDTQPATGPLDEVDPGAGERLSALLLEPDCAPGIWASVDSGEMDHLVPELLALRMEQDPIHRHKDVLSHTIAVVGKTEPEMTVRLAALFHDIAKPRTRSFEHGGVTFRHHEAVGARMTRRRLVAMGYDEMLVDDVAELVRLSGRFKGYADGWSDAAVRRYARDAGPLLGRLNHLIRCDCTTRNREKAAGIQAAMDDLEHRIAELAEEARRAAERPGLDGADVMAHLGIGPGRDVGRALAFLLEVKRTQGDLQRPDLEARLDAWWADQA, via the coding sequence ATGGCCGAGACAGCGGCGACCGATACCCAGCCGGCCACCGGCCCGTTAGACGAGGTAGACCCGGGGGCCGGCGAGCGCCTGTCGGCCCTCCTGCTGGAGCCGGACTGCGCGCCTGGTATCTGGGCCTCAGTGGACTCCGGCGAGATGGACCACCTGGTCCCCGAACTGCTGGCTCTGCGGATGGAACAAGATCCCATCCACCGGCATAAGGACGTCCTCAGCCACACGATCGCCGTGGTGGGCAAGACTGAGCCCGAGATGACGGTGCGTCTGGCCGCCCTGTTTCACGACATCGCCAAGCCCCGCACCCGCTCCTTCGAGCACGGCGGCGTGACCTTCCGCCACCATGAGGCGGTGGGAGCCCGCATGACCCGACGGCGCCTGGTCGCCATGGGCTACGACGAGATGTTGGTGGACGACGTGGCCGAGCTGGTCCGGTTGTCCGGTCGCTTCAAGGGTTACGCCGATGGCTGGTCGGACGCCGCGGTTCGGCGGTACGCCCGGGACGCCGGGCCGTTGCTCGGCCGCCTCAATCACCTGATCCGCTGCGACTGCACGACCCGTAACCGGGAGAAGGCGGCGGGCATCCAGGCCGCTATGGACGACCTGGAGCACCGAATCGCCGAACTGGCTGAGGAGGCCCGACGGGCTGCCGAGCGTCCGGGCCTAGACGGTGCCGACGTGATGGCCCACCTGGGCATAGGACCAGGTCGCGACGTCGGCCGGGCTCTGGCCTTCTTGCTGGAGGTCAAACGGACCCAGGGCGACCTGCAGCGCCCAGACCTAGAGGCCCGCCTCGACGCTTGGTGGGCCGACCAGGCCTAA